The sequence AAGAAATCAAACCACAAGTCGATCATGTTATCTTTCCAGATGGTAAGAAGATTATCGTATTGGCGAAAGGTCGCCTGGTAAACCTCGGGTGCGCCACCGGACATCCAAGCTTCGTTATGTCGGCTTCTTTCACTAATCAGGTAATGGCGCAAATCGAGTTTTTTAATCATGCCGAAAAGTACGATAACAAGGTCTATGTGCTACCTAAGATCCTTGACGAAAAAGTCGCTCGACTGCACCTGCAAAAGATAGGCGCTTTCCTCACGCCGCTTTCCAAGGAACAGGCAGACTATATCGGCGTACCAGTGGACGGACCATATAAACCGAACCACTACCGCTATTGATTTAGTAATGCATAGAACACCGGCGTCGACTTGCGGCGCCGGTGTTTTTGTTTGCCAGATACGGAGCTAGTCTTTCGGTAACCGAGCAGAGCTCATTGTGCATTTCTAGCATTTACGTGTTCGAAAGCCAGTCGTTATATCTTCTTAATTGCCGAATTACTCCTGTTCAATTCAAATTGGAATACTCGAATGAAAACGCAAAAGTTGACTGATAAAACTTTCAGCATGGAATTCTTTCCTCCGAAAACAACCGAAGGCGCATTCAAGCTGCGTGAGACAACAAAGGCTTTAGCGAAATTAAGCCCTGCCTATATCTCGGTGACTTTTGGCGCAGGCGGAAGCACCCAGGATGGTACATTGGAGACCGTCATAGACATTCAGCGAGAAGGAATTGATGCGGCACCTCACCTATCCTGCATTAGCTCCACAAAAAACCAGATCCGTAAATTGCTGCAAACCTATCACGCAAATGGAATTAAACGCCTAGTCGCTTTACGTGGCGACATGCCCTCAGGGACCGGCGGGGTTACCGGGGAATTACGTTACGCCAACGAATTGGTAGCGTTTATTCGTGAAGAGACAGGTGACTATTTCAAAATCGAGGTCGCAGCCTATCCGGAATTTCACCCTCAGGCGGCATCTGCGTCTAACGATCTGAAAAATTTTAAACGTAAGGTCGATGCAGGCGCTGATTCGGCCATCACCCAGTACTTTTTTAATATCGATGCCTATCTACGCTTCATCGACAGTATCGAGAAAATGGGCATTTCGATACCGATTATTCCAGGCATTATGCCAATCACAAATTATAAACAACTCGCTCGTTTTTCCGATACCTGTGGCGCAGAGATTCCTCGCTGGCTACGCTGGCGACTCCAGGATTTTGCGGACGATACTGTTGGGTTAAAAGCGTTTGGACAGGAAGTGACTACGAGATTGTGCGAAACATTGCTGGAAGCTGGCGCGCCCGGATTACATTTTTACACCATGAATCAAGTCCACCCAACGATGGCAATCTACAAGGCCCTATCACTAGGTGAGTGAAAGATTCACATTGAGAGAGTGACCAAATCAGGGAAGTGGGTGCTCTCTCACAAGACGTAGATAGACAACATCGCTATCAGGCGCCAGAGGCATATTTAATACATTTGCATCGCTAAAATCGACCACTCTTGCCTGCGTCTCATTGGGCAAGTTACCCCCTGGCGTATGAATGAAAGGCGTATTGGTCCATACTTTGGCAGACATCGCGCCGGCAAAAATTTCATGGTTAATTGTGGCTACTGGCGGAGAGCAGGAATACTCCAGCAACGATGCAAGTTCCTTTACATTTGGCATTCGCCAATCTGTATATCCTTGATTTACAGCGGGGGAAGCATTAAAGGTGGCTATGTGGGAAAGCGCACTACTCCAACTAAACGGCGTTGCAAGCGTTGTATCAAAACAGGCAGACCCATCGGCACTATCAAAATAGGAACCTACCAAACAACGAGTCCACATCAAGCCGGTTTTCTTATCAATTACTACATCGTGGCTAGCAATACCGCCGCTACCATCTCGTAGAAACTCAAAATTCTCTGTCGGCGTACTAGGATTGAGGGCAGGTTGGCCAGAACAAACACCTTCCGCACTTACATACGTAATCGGAAAAATGCTCAGTAACGAAATCCAAATTATTTTTTTCATCGTATTTACAAGTTTATTGCTGGTCATTGACGAGCCTCGCAATGGGAACACTTCTCGATTTATTGCTATGGTCAACTACAGGATTGTCACCAAATGTCATCGTATATGCGTCTGTCTTCCATTCCACCGACGTGGTCGAGCTCCAGAACTTCATTCCAACTTTTTCAACCGTCGGAAAATAGCGATAATCAATAGCGACTGGATCCGAGTTTCCCGTTGAAATGGCATACGATCCATAATCACCGAGAGAACGCAATTCCTCTATCGTAGGCAATCGCCATCCCGTCATGCCGCACAGTTTCATCAAATTGATTTGCGCAGCATAGAACAGGGTATTACAGTCCCTGGTCTCGCAATCTTCTTGCAGGCTAAAAGACGAGGCGCCACTAATAGAGCCATTGGTCTTGTTATCGCTGTCATACCAGTAAACGTTATTGCGCGCATACTGCAAAGTTCTAAAACTGTCTTTCACTTCCCAAATCAACCCAGTGACTTCGTCACGAACACAAGACCATTCCTTTTCGGGCGTAGTACTATCCCATGGAGTATTTTGGTCCGCTAGCGCTTGTCCATTTTGATTGAGCTTAGTATATGAGAAACCCGCTCTACCATCAGCGTCGGAATTGGCTGAGCTATCCCGTCCAAAAGCTTGGTCCTGCTGAGCTTCAACTACAGATCCCAACGATGGCTCAGCACGCGTAGACCCCGTATCATTCAAGGTCATCATCCCATGCCCAGACTCACTGTTTGCCAGAATTTTAAGAGACAATTTTTGTGATTCGTTGACCAATTTCAGGTCTTCGCTATCCGTGGAAAACAGAGTTAGTTCCAAGGTTTCATCTTTTTCATCGATACCATCATCGATAATTTCCAAAGTTAAATCAGCACTTATGGTTTTGGGAGGAACAACGAAACTATCGCCTGTAAAAACCTGACGCCCGTCCAAGTCAAACAAGGTATAGTCCGCGCGAAAAATCGCAAACGCATCGGAACCATCGAATTGCTCGAAAGATACCCAGCCAAGCCGGAACGGTGAGTCAATACCACTCGGCTTATCAAGAACCACCCTGATTGTGCGCTTCTCATTTGCTCGTTCTTCAATATTCTTTTCGCCAACAACGCTAAGTGTCGCATTTGGCGCATCATCATCATTATCTATAAGAACGACATTGTATGGATTATCCAGTTCGACACTGGTATTAGATAACTTCAATATGATGAACTCACGTCTCTCGTAAAGCTCGTCACCTTTGATAGACAACGTAATAAAAGCGTCTTTTTCACCCGCTTCAAACTTAAGCGTGCCCTTAGGTAAGCTGACATAGTCGTCGTCAGCTGTGGCTTCCTGAACCCTATTCAAATCCAATGTTTCTTGTGGTGACAGACTTTCGCTTTCCTTTAGCTGTGCAAGTGCTGACTCTAGAGAAACAATCTCATAGTCGACCTCAATATCACGCTTACGGACGGGGACTAGCGTTACTTTGACTTTTACCTCAGTCAGATCGCTATCACCCTCAATGACTTCTGCCTTATCTATGTAAATTCCGGGAACTTCGGGGGGAAGAGGTATGCGCGTACAGTCGAGCAAGCAAAAACTTATTAAAGCGAATATGCTTATCTTTATGGTTGTTCTGATCACAAAAGACCTCGCGCTGTATCGACTTCACCACTCGGGGTGGCTTGTAAAACTTATTGTTATAAATCCAAAAGGCCGGAAACTATACCATAATTAACTTGTTATTGCCTAATCACCGTTTTACCCTGGACAAACTCGGAAACTTACCATGTTTCAATAGCTTGGGTATAAACAGCAACTGAATAAAACTAACCATCAAGCACATTTCAACCTAAATTATGAGGATTAAAACAAGCTTTTCAGATACCCCAATAGCCGGATTTTTTTATATC is a genomic window of Gammaproteobacteria bacterium containing:
- a CDS encoding DUF1566 domain-containing protein → MIRTTIKISIFALISFCLLDCTRIPLPPEVPGIYIDKAEVIEGDSDLTEVKVKVTLVPVRKRDIEVDYEIVSLESALAQLKESESLSPQETLDLNRVQEATADDDYVSLPKGTLKFEAGEKDAFITLSIKGDELYERREFIILKLSNTSVELDNPYNVVLIDNDDDAPNATLSVVGEKNIEERANEKRTIRVVLDKPSGIDSPFRLGWVSFEQFDGSDAFAIFRADYTLFDLDGRQVFTGDSFVVPPKTISADLTLEIIDDGIDEKDETLELTLFSTDSEDLKLVNESQKLSLKILANSESGHGMMTLNDTGSTRAEPSLGSVVEAQQDQAFGRDSSANSDADGRAGFSYTKLNQNGQALADQNTPWDSTTPEKEWSCVRDEVTGLIWEVKDSFRTLQYARNNVYWYDSDNKTNGSISGASSFSLQEDCETRDCNTLFYAAQINLMKLCGMTGWRLPTIEELRSLGDYGSYAISTGNSDPVAIDYRYFPTVEKVGMKFWSSTTSVEWKTDAYTMTFGDNPVVDHSNKSRSVPIARLVNDQQ
- a CDS encoding DUF1566 domain-containing protein, which codes for MKKIIWISLLSIFPITYVSAEGVCSGQPALNPSTPTENFEFLRDGSGGIASHDVVIDKKTGLMWTRCLVGSYFDSADGSACFDTTLATPFSWSSALSHIATFNASPAVNQGYTDWRMPNVKELASLLEYSCSPPVATINHEIFAGAMSAKVWTNTPFIHTPGGNLPNETQARVVDFSDANVLNMPLAPDSDVVYLRLVREHPLP
- the metF gene encoding methylenetetrahydrofolate reductase [NAD(P)H], with the protein product MKTQKLTDKTFSMEFFPPKTTEGAFKLRETTKALAKLSPAYISVTFGAGGSTQDGTLETVIDIQREGIDAAPHLSCISSTKNQIRKLLQTYHANGIKRLVALRGDMPSGTGGVTGELRYANELVAFIREETGDYFKIEVAAYPEFHPQAASASNDLKNFKRKVDAGADSAITQYFFNIDAYLRFIDSIEKMGISIPIIPGIMPITNYKQLARFSDTCGAEIPRWLRWRLQDFADDTVGLKAFGQEVTTRLCETLLEAGAPGLHFYTMNQVHPTMAIYKALSLGE